ATATATATTTAAGAGAGATTGTAATGCTTCGATTTTTACTTGGTAGATTTTTCTCCTCTATCCTTTCAATTATAGGTGCAACTTTTGCTGTATTTACCTTAACTAATTTTCATAATGATCCAAGATTATTATTTGTACCTGATAGTGGAAATGGAATTACACAAGAACAATGGGACAAACTTGGTGAACGTCTTGGAATGAATAAGCCATTTCATGAAAGATATTTAGATTGGATTGGTAGAACTGCACGAGGAGATCTTGGTATTTCATTAGCTAGGCAAATGGCTGTAACTGATATCGTTCTTGCTAAAATTCCTGCCACTCTAGAACTTGCGTTAGGAGGTTGGATTTTTGCTATTTTCCTGGGTATTCCCACCGGTGTGGTGGCAGCTGTTTTTAGAGGAAGTTTTTGGGACTATGTTGCAAGAGGGGCTGCACTGATAGGTCAAGCGGCGCCTCCATTTGTTACAGGTTTGGTTTTAATTTATATTTTTAATCAATGGCTAACGATTAATGGAGATCCTCTTCTTCCAGCAGGAGGAAGGAAGCCTGAGTTTGATTATAAAGATTATATACTTCCGTGTATTGCATTAGGATGGGGTGCGGCAGCGGCCTTGATGAGGCTTACGCGATCTTCAATGCTTGAAATATTAGATTCTGAATACATTAGACTAGCAAGAGCCAAAGGTGTAAAATTTAGGACTGTGATATTTAAGCATGCTCTAAGAAATGCTTTGATTGCTCCAGTAACAAGTGCACTTCTAATCTTTTCTGGCTGGTTAAATGGGGCCCTAGTAGTAGAAATTGTTTTTTCATGGCCAGGAATAGGTTACGATGCTTTATATAGAGCTGTAAATGATAATGACTTTCCTCTTCTGCTTGGTACGGTATTTGTATTTATACTAATTTATTTGATATTCGCTACGATAGC
This sequence is a window from Dehalococcoidia bacterium. Protein-coding genes within it:
- a CDS encoding ABC transporter permease, whose protein sequence is MLRFLLGRFFSSILSIIGATFAVFTLTNFHNDPRLLFVPDSGNGITQEQWDKLGERLGMNKPFHERYLDWIGRTARGDLGISLARQMAVTDIVLAKIPATLELALGGWIFAIFLGIPTGVVAAVFRGSFWDYVARGAALIGQAAPPFVTGLVLIYIFNQWLTINGDPLLPAGGRKPEFDYKDYILPCIALGWGAAAALMRLTRSSMLEILDSEYIRLARAKGVKFRTVIFKHALRNALIAPVTSALLIFSGWLNGALVVEIVFSWPGIGYDALYRAVNDNDFPLLLGTVFVFILIYLIFATIADIAYTIIDPRVRLN